The nucleotide sequence CACATACTATGTGCTACTTTGAACTTCTAGCAAAAACGAGCTTGCTCTTTAATCATGAGAGATTAAAACGGTAATTGCTGTGTatgtgtgcttttatttttccgAATACCctgacattattttttttattgttccacAGGGTTTTCCcaatagaaaagcagaaaagatgttTGATTTTAAGGCTTGGGCTGAATACATCGTGGAGTGGGCTGCAAAGGACCCATACGGCTTTCTTACTACAGTGATCTTGGCCCTCACACCATTGTTTGTAATTAGTGCAGTCCTTTCATGGAAGCTTGCAAAAATGATTGAGGCCAGGGAGCGAgagcaaaagaagaaacacaaacgCCAGGAGAATATTGCAAAAGCCAAACGAACAAAGAAGGATTAAATGGGCTAAAAAAGGCCTTCCTCATGCAAAGAAtccatttttttatataaaacacttGTACCTTTTGTGCTTTAACTGTCCTTCGATACTTGATCCTGTTATTTCTTGAAGTATGGAACAATACCTTCAACGTATTTTTTCTGCTGAGATGATTTGTCTTAGTCTGCCCAAGTGACACTTGTTACAGTCATTTAATCTACTACGTATGCTCTAGTGCAGGTTGCTTTTCTAAATTagcatgttaaattaaaaaaattaatctgttgggtgggattattttttttccttagctgagCTGTGACTTAACAAGTGTCTTAAAATCGTCAAATTATGGGGAAAATGTGAATGGTAAACTGGATTACAGAAAGGCAAGTTTTGGTGTACCTTCAGCAGAGCTGTAGAGAGAAGCTAGTTTCAGAGCTAGGCAGCATACCTTACCCGTCTCCTTTAAGGACACTGCCTATGGCCCTGGGGTGCCCATAGGGGCTGCTGTAGTGTCTTTGATGGTGGGGCTTGTCTGCAAAGAGAACCTACCTTAGCTTTTCCTGTCTCCTGCACTACCAGCCATCAAGAGTCTTTAAATTCAGCCCAAACTCTAGGAAACTGATGGCTTGTTCTTGCTACCTTCATTTGTCTTGAGAGGCCACTTGTGTTCTACAAAATATGCTACTATGTTGTTTGGTTTGCCCTAACGATCACCTGCACACTCCACCTGCAGCTAACTTGTTTCTGCCTTCAGAAACTTCTTGCGCCTCAAATAGCCATAAATGGGGTGAGACTAAAGGCCCAGGTGGCCTACTGTTTTGTGTCTTCGTGAGCTATAGCTATAGCAGGTGGCTGGGGGAGAGTCCAGGAGGAGGGTGGGTACACTAGCAACAGTAGTTCTTCTTACTTGCTAAACTTCTGGCTACTTTTGGCTTAGGACCTTGTGAGTTTAGGTGGGATCTTTGTCCTCATGGCTCTTGAAAGCCTGCTGCCTTCCAGGTTGCAAAATGCTGGCACACAGGAAAAAGTCCAAGTGGGGTTTGTGTTGTAAATATGCCAAAATTATTTAATcttaattccaaatcatgttttCCTAATAGAGGGGATTAATTTTTCAAAGAGTGGTTTTTCTGAATAGTCTAGTTCTAAAGGGCTTGCGGCAGTCACTAAGTTTTTAGACTTAGCATGCTtctgaacagcagcagagagTTATGCTTTCTAGCAACTAGTCCTtcattatgtttaaaattaaaaccttaaaataatACCATTGTTCAAATGAGGAGACCTATAGAGCTGGCTGACACTAAGGGGGATTAGAAGTGCGGAGTCCAACTGAAATGACTTAAAGTAAATGTGAAGTATTGTTTATCCCGTCAATTTTGTTGGTCAAAGCAAGCATTATTAGAATATGACATTTTGTCACTTTATAACAGGGGATGAAGTCTCTGCCTTTTGTATCAAGTGTTGTCAAGTGTATATGTGTTCCACCTTTGATACCTACATAACTTAAAACACATGGAGGAGAACTGATGAAGGAGGCACTGCATACATAAATTTGatacttttttcaaaaaattGTGTGGTCTTTATTTTGACTTGCAAGTTCTCAAACATCATCTCTAAGCAAATAATCTGCACATTCTGTGTATCTAAACTATGGCCAAATAGATCCAATCATTTAGGGAAGTCCCTGCATACACTGGCAATAACAACTAATacgtttatttttttttattaatgacagTCCCTTGTCTCAACCCCTGTGTTATGTTCCAGCAGCTTTACCAAGTGCTTCTAACCTCTATTATAGTAGTTGTATGTAGTTCAACTTAGTGGGATTTTATCCTGTGCTTACTGCTGGCTGCAAATCAAACATTATTCAAATATGTTGTTTTCTTAAATCTAAGTTACAAGAATGTCTCTAAGATTAATACAGTACATAGTCAGTGTAGTGTCATAGTGATTCCTGCTAATGAAACCTTTTCCATCCACTTGCCAGTGGCACACTGGCACTGCCAAGGGAATTTACAAGCATTCTGAAGAACTCTTAAACTGATGCCTAGGTTTGGGAAAATTTAAGTGTACTAATTAACTAAAATTTACTACttcaaaaccaattttaaaaataaaagtcttcaaggaaaaaacaatttagaattctttaataaaattaaGTTAGCTAGAAACCCTGCTACCTCTGAGTCCAAGAGTAACTGATGAAGAGCAACTGTCAAAACCAAACTTACTTAGTAACACATCCTGTTTTTCACTAAAACCCAAATTTTAGAGTAGTTTGTTGTGATTAAGCCTATCTGAACAGTTcggcaaaaataaatgaaactgctGTAATATTACTTTATTGCACACTCACTCATATATAACAGCTGTTTATGCTGtctgttaaaatatttatccATTAGCAATATCTGTACATTGCAATTGTTTATTTATTATGACTACTACCACTGCCTGGTGGCATCCAGGAGCCTGGCTGAAAGGTATTTGCAGTGCTGGTTGGATCTTGCGAAGGCTCTTTCTTTCCATAGTAAGGGGCAGATGCGTGGCCTTTAACCTGTGTGTGAGCTGGTTCAGCAACAAGTCCCTCCTTGTATTCCTTGGCCTGAAGCAGCTTATCCTTTTCGGATACATCTTTGatcttctgtttcatttcttctctgtAATTCTCATTCTTAAGAATTTCCTAAGAACACAGCAGAAAGATAATAAGATAAATCAAAAGTAAAGGCAATACATAATGGtggaataaaacattttaaacagtcattattttcttcattttataatcCAAAT is from Harpia harpyja isolate bHarHar1 chromosome Z, bHarHar1 primary haplotype, whole genome shotgun sequence and encodes:
- the NDUFAF2 gene encoding NADH dehydrogenase [ubiquinone] 1 alpha subcomplex assembly factor 2 isoform X2 yields the protein MSWAWQALRALRLRLLGPAKELVGTDQFGNKYYRVPKHETRAAWIRKKRNDPPTIEEILKNENYREEMKQKIKDVSEKDKLLQAKEYKEGLVAEPAHTQVKGHASAPYYGKKEPSQDPTSTANTFQPGSWMPPGSGSSHNK
- the SMIM15 gene encoding small integral membrane protein 15, whose amino-acid sequence is MFDFKAWAEYIVEWAAKDPYGFLTTVILALTPLFVISAVLSWKLAKMIEAREREQKKKHKRQENIAKAKRTKKD
- the NDUFAF2 gene encoding NADH dehydrogenase [ubiquinone] 1 alpha subcomplex assembly factor 2 isoform X1, whose amino-acid sequence is MSWAWQALRALRLRLLGPAKELVGTDQFGNKYYRVPKHETRAGQIIQERRFVEAINRQAYQYEMGDFPIEWEAWIRKKRNDPPTIEEILKNENYREEMKQKIKDVSEKDKLLQAKEYKEGLVAEPAHTQVKGHASAPYYGKKEPSQDPTSTANTFQPGSWMPPGSGSSHNK